From a single Nitrogeniibacter mangrovi genomic region:
- a CDS encoding Do family serine endopeptidase, with the protein MPERSAGRALLKWALLWLICLPALAGAADLPDFRALVRAEGATVVNIQADRPSLADTETAGSSGGIPEWLKRLEPEHPDVPEPRDDEGPAVGSGFILSQDGYILTNAHVIDGASALRVRLNDKRAFRAAVVGADRDSDIALIKIDATGLPVVRLGDPEALEVGEWVVAIGSPFGFEQSVTAGIISARGRVFPQESYVPFIQTDVAINPGNSGGPLFNLKGEVVGINSQIYSRTGGFMGVSFSIPIDLAMRIADQLKSSGEVRRGRIGVSIQEVTPHIARAFALDRLEGALVGTVEPDSPADRAGVKSGDVIVRFDDVVVRGSDDLPRIVGAVKPGSEVSMDIWRQGKRMSMPVTVGVWQHDSDTMMVPMQSRPEPPHLGLDVSVPNRAELVGRGARAGLLVEAASGPALAANLAPGDLLVATVRNGRLNSLGSVEALDVAIRSLADGEALVLLVQRGGGRSYVAIERP; encoded by the coding sequence ATGCCTGAACGCAGCGCGGGCCGCGCCCTGCTGAAGTGGGCGCTTCTCTGGCTGATCTGTCTGCCGGCGCTGGCGGGTGCGGCGGATCTGCCGGATTTTCGTGCGCTCGTTCGTGCCGAGGGGGCAACCGTCGTCAACATCCAGGCCGATCGACCGTCGCTGGCTGACACCGAGACGGCCGGCTCCTCGGGCGGCATTCCGGAGTGGTTGAAGCGCCTGGAGCCCGAGCATCCCGATGTGCCGGAGCCGAGGGATGACGAGGGGCCCGCGGTCGGTTCGGGCTTCATCCTGTCGCAGGACGGCTACATCCTGACCAACGCGCACGTGATCGACGGGGCTAGCGCCCTGCGGGTGCGGCTCAACGACAAGCGGGCGTTCCGGGCCGCCGTGGTGGGGGCTGATCGGGATTCGGACATCGCCCTCATCAAGATCGACGCCACCGGTCTGCCTGTCGTGCGACTTGGCGATCCGGAGGCGCTTGAGGTAGGCGAATGGGTGGTGGCGATCGGTTCGCCCTTCGGCTTCGAACAAAGCGTGACGGCCGGGATCATCAGTGCCCGGGGGCGTGTGTTCCCGCAAGAGAGCTACGTGCCCTTCATCCAGACGGACGTGGCCATCAACCCGGGCAATTCCGGCGGCCCGCTCTTCAACCTCAAGGGTGAGGTGGTCGGCATCAACTCACAGATCTACAGCCGGACCGGCGGATTCATGGGCGTGTCGTTCTCGATTCCCATCGATCTGGCGATGCGCATTGCCGATCAGCTCAAATCCAGCGGCGAAGTGCGCCGCGGCCGGATCGGCGTGTCCATCCAGGAAGTGACGCCGCACATCGCCCGGGCCTTTGCGCTCGATCGGCTGGAGGGGGCCCTGGTGGGCACCGTCGAACCCGACAGCCCGGCTGATCGCGCGGGGGTGAAGTCGGGTGACGTGATTGTGCGTTTCGACGATGTGGTGGTGCGCGGCTCGGACGATCTGCCGCGCATCGTCGGCGCCGTGAAACCCGGCTCAGAGGTGAGCATGGACATCTGGCGGCAAGGCAAACGGATGTCGATGCCGGTGACGGTGGGGGTGTGGCAGCACGACAGCGACACGATGATGGTGCCGATGCAGAGCCGGCCCGAGCCGCCGCATCTCGGCCTCGATGTCTCGGTGCCGAATCGGGCGGAGCTGGTCGGGCGGGGCGCGCGTGCCGGCCTTCTGGTCGAGGCCGCGTCGGGTCCGGCCCTGGCGGCCAATCTCGCGCCGGGCGATTTGCTCGTCGCGACCGTGCGAAACGGTCGGCTGAACTCGCTGGGCTCGGTCGAAGCGCTGGATGTGGCCATTCGCTCGCTGGCCGATGGCGAGGCGCTGGTGCTGTTGGTGCAGCGTGGTGGCGGACGCAGTTACGTGGCCATCGAACGGCCGTGA
- a CDS encoding glutaredoxin family protein: MSACLTVLSRNWCHLCDDMIDELLALAVSADVRVEIEDVDASETLEQRWGEYVPVLLDASGHELCHYHLDTREVRAYLAGFPLESAD, from the coding sequence GTGAGTGCGTGCCTCACCGTCCTGAGTCGCAACTGGTGTCATTTGTGCGACGACATGATCGACGAGCTGCTGGCGCTGGCGGTCAGCGCCGACGTGCGCGTCGAGATCGAGGACGTCGACGCCTCGGAAACGCTGGAGCAGCGCTGGGGGGAATACGTCCCGGTGCTGCTCGACGCGAGCGGGCACGAGCTGTGCCACTACCACCTCGATACCCGTGAGGTGCGTGCCTATCTGGCCGGATTTCCGCTAGAATCCGCAGATTGA
- the lepA gene encoding translation elongation factor 4: MRQIRNFSIIAHIDHGKSTLADRIIQRCGGLAEREMDKQVLDSMALERERGITIKAQTASLLYTARDGQEYQLNLIDTPGHVDFSYEVSRSLSACEGALLVVDASQGVEAQTVANCYTAIEQDVEVVPVLNKIDLPAANPEQARAEIEDVIGVDATDAVMCSAKTGLGVEDVLEAVVARVPPPKGDPEAPLKALIIDSWFDSYVGVVILVRVVDGCIKAKDRMRLMATGAEYPVDQVGVFTPKSLVRDQLSAGDVGFIISGIKVLADAKVGDTVTLATRPAPKPLPGFKEIKSQVFAGLYPVESNEYDQLRESLEKLQLNDAALRFEPEVSEALGFGFRCGFLGLLHMDVVQERLEREFDIDLITTAPTVVYEVLLKDGATVRVENPAKLPDLSKIDEIREPIIRATIYVPQEYVGVVITLCTQKRGTQVDMRYHGRQVQLIYDMPMNEVVMDFFDRLKSASRGYASLDYEFKEYQSADLVKLDMLVNGEKVDALSVIVHRASAQYRGRELASKLRGIIPRQMFDVAVQAAIGSHIVARETIKALRKNVLAKCYGGDITRKRKLLEKQKEGKRRMKQVGAVEIPQEAFLAVLRTDES, translated from the coding sequence ATGCGTCAGATACGTAATTTTTCGATCATTGCCCACATCGACCACGGGAAGTCCACCCTGGCGGATCGCATCATCCAGCGCTGCGGCGGTCTGGCCGAGCGCGAGATGGACAAGCAGGTGCTCGACTCGATGGCGCTGGAGCGCGAGCGGGGCATCACGATCAAGGCGCAGACCGCGAGCCTGCTGTACACGGCGCGCGACGGCCAGGAATACCAGCTCAACCTGATCGACACCCCGGGACACGTGGATTTCAGCTACGAGGTCTCCCGCTCGCTGTCCGCCTGCGAAGGCGCGCTGCTGGTGGTCGATGCCTCTCAGGGGGTCGAGGCACAGACGGTGGCCAACTGCTATACCGCCATCGAGCAGGATGTGGAAGTCGTCCCTGTGCTCAACAAGATCGATCTGCCGGCGGCGAATCCGGAGCAGGCACGCGCGGAAATCGAGGATGTGATCGGCGTCGATGCGACGGACGCGGTCATGTGCTCGGCGAAGACCGGCCTCGGGGTGGAGGATGTGCTCGAGGCAGTGGTCGCCCGTGTGCCGCCGCCCAAGGGGGATCCGGAGGCGCCGCTCAAGGCGCTGATCATCGATTCGTGGTTCGACAGCTATGTCGGCGTGGTCATCCTGGTGCGTGTGGTGGACGGCTGCATCAAGGCCAAGGACCGGATGCGGCTGATGGCGACCGGGGCGGAGTATCCGGTGGACCAGGTGGGCGTATTCACGCCGAAATCGCTCGTGCGTGACCAGCTCTCGGCCGGTGACGTCGGTTTCATCATCAGCGGCATCAAGGTGCTTGCCGATGCCAAGGTGGGCGACACGGTGACCCTGGCGACTCGTCCGGCCCCCAAGCCGTTGCCGGGTTTCAAGGAAATCAAGTCGCAAGTGTTCGCCGGCCTCTATCCGGTGGAGTCGAACGAGTACGACCAGTTGCGCGAATCGCTCGAGAAGCTGCAACTGAACGATGCGGCACTGCGGTTCGAGCCGGAAGTGTCCGAGGCGCTCGGGTTCGGCTTTCGCTGCGGCTTCCTCGGGTTGCTCCACATGGACGTGGTCCAGGAGCGCCTGGAGCGCGAGTTCGACATCGACCTGATCACCACCGCGCCGACGGTGGTCTACGAAGTGTTGCTCAAGGACGGGGCGACCGTGCGGGTGGAAAATCCGGCCAAGTTGCCGGATCTGTCCAAGATCGATGAAATCCGCGAGCCGATCATTCGCGCGACCATTTACGTGCCGCAGGAGTATGTCGGCGTCGTCATCACCTTGTGCACCCAGAAACGGGGAACGCAGGTGGACATGCGCTATCACGGGCGCCAGGTGCAGCTCATTTACGACATGCCGATGAACGAAGTGGTCATGGACTTCTTCGACCGGCTCAAATCCGCCTCGCGGGGCTACGCCTCCCTCGACTACGAGTTCAAGGAATACCAGAGCGCCGATCTCGTGAAGCTGGACATGCTTGTCAACGGTGAGAAGGTTGATGCGTTGTCCGTCATTGTTCACCGCGCCTCGGCGCAGTACCGCGGGCGCGAGCTGGCGTCCAAGCTGCGAGGCATCATTCCGCGCCAGATGTTCGACGTGGCGGTGCAGGCGGCCATCGGCTCGCACATCGTCGCCCGCGAGACCATCAAGGCGCTCAGAAAGAACGTGCTGGCCAAGTGCTACGGCGGTGACATCACCCGCAAGCGCAAGCTGCTGGAAAAGCAGAAGGAAGGCAAGCGCCGCATGAAACAGGTTGGCGCAGTGGAAATTCCGCAGGAAGCCTTCCTGGCCGTGCTGAGAACCGACGAAAGCTGA
- the lepB gene encoding signal peptidase I, translating to MNFALILFLLLVATGLLWLVDKLYAKKRRAKDAVDPWWVEYGASFFPVILAVFFLRSFLVEPFKIPSGSMIPTLLVGDYILVNKFTYGIRLPVINKKVIALNEPQRGDVMVFRYPDNPELDYIKRVVGLPGDTVEYFGKRLKINGKPVDTNADGEYLHRDRLYSSQRFMEHLGNVTHEILNDNDKPPFVPQVKAFPQRDHCTYTSGGVRCVVPEGHYFVMGDNRDDSSDSRVWGFVPEENIVGKAFFIWFNFNDLSRIGSFH from the coding sequence GTGAACTTTGCCCTGATCCTCTTCCTGCTCCTCGTCGCCACCGGCCTGCTGTGGCTTGTCGACAAGCTCTATGCCAAGAAGCGACGCGCGAAGGATGCCGTGGATCCGTGGTGGGTGGAATACGGTGCGAGCTTCTTCCCCGTGATTCTCGCGGTCTTTTTCCTGCGCTCGTTTCTGGTCGAGCCGTTCAAGATTCCGTCCGGCTCGATGATCCCGACCCTGCTGGTGGGCGACTACATCCTGGTGAACAAATTCACCTACGGGATCCGGCTGCCCGTCATCAACAAGAAGGTCATTGCCCTCAACGAGCCCCAGCGGGGCGACGTGATGGTGTTCCGCTATCCGGACAATCCCGAGCTGGACTACATCAAGCGCGTGGTCGGACTGCCAGGCGATACCGTCGAGTACTTCGGCAAGCGGCTGAAGATCAACGGCAAGCCGGTCGACACCAATGCCGATGGGGAATACCTCCACCGCGACCGGCTCTACAGCTCCCAGCGCTTCATGGAGCACCTCGGCAATGTGACGCACGAGATCCTCAACGACAACGACAAGCCCCCGTTCGTGCCCCAGGTGAAGGCCTTCCCGCAGCGCGACCATTGTACGTACACCAGCGGTGGCGTACGCTGTGTCGTGCCCGAGGGCCATTACTTCGTCATGGGGGACAACCGGGACGACAGCAGCGACAGCCGCGTCTGGGGCTTCGTGCCCGAGGAGAACATCGTCGGCAAGGCCTTTTTCATCTGGTTCAATTTCAACGACCTGAGCCGTATCGGCTCGTTTCACTGA
- a CDS encoding DUF4845 domain-containing protein, whose translation MKHKQAGLSLIGLLIVAVLLAFVFLIGMRTVPVVTEYFAVKKIIHAIAASNPSMDETTADIRRDFDKRASAEYVDSVTGQDLAVYKHGGQFEIGIEYSRKIPIVANVSLLLEFQTDAKSNGGR comes from the coding sequence ATGAAGCACAAGCAGGCAGGCCTGTCTCTGATCGGACTGTTGATCGTCGCCGTCCTTCTGGCGTTCGTCTTTCTGATCGGCATGCGCACCGTTCCGGTGGTGACCGAATACTTCGCCGTGAAGAAGATCATTCACGCCATTGCCGCCAGCAATCCCTCCATGGATGAGACCACCGCGGACATCCGGCGCGACTTCGACAAGCGCGCCTCGGCCGAGTATGTCGACTCGGTGACCGGACAGGATCTGGCCGTCTACAAACACGGTGGCCAGTTCGAGATCGGGATCGAATACAGCCGCAAGATTCCCATCGTGGCCAACGTGAGTCTGTTGCTCGAGTTCCAGACCGACGCGAAGAGCAACGGGGGGCGCTGA
- the rnc gene encoding ribonuclease III has protein sequence MALDRLEQRLDYAFSNPRLLRQALTHRSYGQPNYERLEFLGDSIVNHVVALALFERYPHLREGELSRLRAHLVCQQTLYELALELGLGAALLLGDGELKSGGAERPSILSDALEAIIAAIYLDGGYDPSKAFVDRIFTSRLALLDPDKSLKDPKTRLQEWLQARKQPLPRYALVEVRGEAHAQEFEVECAVGERLRTRGVGSSRRAAEQASAADAMNQLESS, from the coding sequence TTGGCCCTGGATCGACTCGAGCAACGGCTCGACTATGCCTTCTCGAATCCGCGCCTGTTGCGCCAGGCGCTGACCCATCGCAGCTACGGGCAGCCGAACTACGAACGGCTGGAATTCCTTGGCGACAGCATCGTCAACCATGTGGTGGCGCTGGCCTTGTTCGAGCGCTATCCACACTTGCGGGAAGGCGAGTTGTCGCGGCTCAGAGCCCACCTCGTGTGTCAGCAGACGCTTTATGAGTTGGCGCTCGAACTCGGTCTCGGGGCGGCGCTGCTGCTCGGCGATGGGGAGTTGAAGAGCGGAGGTGCCGAGCGGCCCTCGATTCTCTCCGATGCGCTCGAGGCGATCATTGCGGCCATCTACCTCGACGGGGGCTATGATCCTTCCAAGGCCTTTGTCGACCGCATCTTCACCTCGCGGCTGGCGCTGCTCGATCCCGACAAGAGCCTGAAGGATCCGAAGACCCGCTTGCAGGAGTGGCTTCAGGCGCGCAAGCAGCCCCTGCCCAGGTACGCCTTGGTCGAGGTGCGCGGTGAAGCCCACGCGCAGGAGTTCGAAGTCGAATGCGCCGTCGGTGAACGTCTTCGCACCCGCGGTGTCGGCAGCAGCCGTCGCGCCGCCGAACAGGCCTCGGCCGCCGACGCCATGAATCAACTCGAGTCCAGCTAA
- the era gene encoding GTPase Era gives MTDPSVFHTGFIAIVGRPNVGKSTLMNRLIGVKVSIVSNKAQTTRHRVSGIHTDEHAQFVFVDTPGFQTRHLNALNRTMNRTVTQSLAEVDLVFFVIEAGRFSDEDAQVLALLPKDAKVILVINKVDALEDKSSLLPFIDANRARYPFAEIVPLSAERGQNVDRLLEVARGYLPEGAPMFDADDITDRSERFLAAEFVREKLFRLLGDELPYGMTVEIERFETEGRLRRINAAVIVDKPGHKGIVIGKGGERLKRISTEARKAMEDLFDAKVYLEVWVKVKSGWADDERALKSLGYD, from the coding sequence ATGACCGATCCGTCCGTATTCCATACCGGTTTCATCGCTATCGTCGGGCGGCCCAACGTGGGCAAGTCGACGCTCATGAACCGCCTGATCGGGGTCAAGGTCAGCATCGTCTCCAACAAGGCGCAGACGACCCGTCACCGGGTGTCCGGCATCCACACCGACGAGCATGCCCAGTTCGTTTTCGTGGATACCCCGGGTTTTCAGACCCGGCACCTGAACGCGCTGAACCGGACCATGAACCGGACCGTGACCCAGTCGCTGGCCGAGGTGGATCTGGTCTTCTTCGTCATCGAGGCAGGGCGCTTTTCCGACGAGGACGCCCAGGTGCTTGCCTTGTTGCCGAAGGACGCCAAGGTCATCCTGGTGATCAACAAGGTCGATGCGCTGGAGGACAAGTCCAGCCTGTTGCCCTTCATCGATGCCAATCGGGCGCGTTATCCGTTTGCCGAGATCGTCCCGTTGTCGGCCGAACGCGGTCAGAATGTGGACCGTCTCCTCGAGGTGGCCCGTGGCTACCTGCCGGAGGGCGCGCCGATGTTCGATGCGGACGACATCACTGACCGCAGCGAGCGTTTTCTCGCCGCCGAATTCGTGCGCGAGAAGCTGTTCCGGTTGCTGGGCGACGAGTTGCCCTACGGCATGACCGTGGAAATCGAACGCTTCGAAACCGAAGGCCGTCTGCGGCGCATCAACGCCGCGGTGATCGTCGACAAGCCGGGCCACAAGGGCATCGTCATCGGCAAGGGCGGCGAGCGGCTCAAGCGGATCTCCACCGAAGCGCGCAAGGCCATGGAGGATCTGTTCGATGCCAAGGTCTATCTGGAGGTGTGGGTGAAGGTCAAATCCGGCTGGGCCGACGACGAGCGCGCGCTCAAGAGCCTCGGCTACGACTGA
- the recO gene encoding DNA repair protein RecO: MGQKQRVDQQPGFILHTHPYRETSLIVELFSRDLGRLALVAKGARRPMSALRGVLLAYQPLLVDWSGGGEVKTLVRAEWQGGQPMLQGRALLCGYYLNELLMRFLPREDPHPDLYASYADAVGLLPRTDRFEPLLRRFELQLLEQMGYGVPLTHEAGSDRAVAPQTDYHYIIERGPVPAGQADEGAPRISGTTLLDMAAGRFESALTLAQSKSLLRHLIGHHLGGQALQSRRMFKELQSL, translated from the coding sequence GTGGGCCAGAAGCAGCGCGTCGACCAACAACCCGGTTTCATCCTTCACACCCATCCGTACCGCGAGACGAGCCTGATCGTCGAACTGTTCTCGCGGGATCTGGGCCGGCTGGCGCTCGTCGCCAAGGGCGCCCGGCGGCCCATGTCGGCCTTGCGCGGGGTGCTGCTGGCCTACCAGCCGCTGCTGGTTGACTGGTCCGGCGGCGGTGAGGTCAAGACCCTGGTGCGGGCCGAATGGCAGGGCGGCCAGCCGATGTTGCAGGGGCGCGCCTTGCTGTGCGGTTACTACCTCAACGAACTGCTGATGCGTTTCCTGCCCCGGGAGGACCCGCACCCCGACCTGTACGCGAGCTATGCCGACGCGGTCGGACTGTTGCCGCGCACGGATCGCTTCGAGCCCCTGTTGCGGCGCTTCGAGCTGCAGCTGCTCGAACAGATGGGCTATGGCGTGCCGCTCACCCACGAAGCCGGCAGTGACCGGGCCGTGGCGCCGCAGACGGACTACCACTATATAATCGAGCGGGGACCGGTCCCGGCAGGGCAGGCCGATGAGGGCGCGCCGCGGATCAGCGGCACCACGTTGCTCGACATGGCCGCGGGGCGCTTCGAATCGGCGCTCACGCTGGCGCAGAGCAAGTCCCTCCTGCGGCACCTGATCGGCCATCATCTGGGCGGGCAGGCGCTGCAATCCCGTCGCATGTTCAAGGAGCTGCAATCGCTGTGA
- a CDS encoding pyridoxine 5'-phosphate synthase: MIELGVNIDHVATLRQARRTWEPDPVWAAVEAHLGGADGITVHLREDRRHINDDDVRKLRELTQIKLNLEMAATDEMVAIAQRMRPEMAMFVPEGRQEITTEGGLDIVAREAGLKDAVAQLAEAGVIVSVFIDAVPEQIEAAARIGARVCEVHTGPYAHAFHRAGRDADAPAVVEEIERIRGAGEQIQALGMRFNAGHALNYYNVQPIARLPGLRELHIGHSIISRSVFCGLRDAVSEMKRLMREAAGARA; this comes from the coding sequence GTGATCGAACTCGGAGTCAACATCGACCATGTGGCCACGCTGCGCCAGGCGCGGCGGACCTGGGAACCCGACCCGGTGTGGGCGGCGGTGGAGGCGCATCTCGGTGGCGCCGACGGCATCACCGTGCATCTGCGCGAGGATCGTCGCCATATCAACGACGATGACGTGCGCAAGCTGCGCGAGCTCACCCAGATCAAGCTCAATCTCGAGATGGCGGCCACCGACGAGATGGTCGCCATCGCCCAGCGCATGCGCCCCGAGATGGCCATGTTCGTGCCCGAGGGGCGCCAGGAAATCACCACCGAGGGCGGGCTCGACATTGTCGCCCGGGAAGCCGGCCTGAAGGACGCGGTCGCGCAACTGGCCGAGGCCGGCGTCATCGTGAGCGTGTTCATCGATGCGGTCCCCGAGCAGATCGAGGCGGCCGCGCGCATCGGTGCGCGTGTCTGCGAGGTACATACCGGGCCCTATGCGCACGCCTTCCATCGCGCCGGCCGCGATGCCGATGCGCCCGCGGTGGTCGAGGAAATCGAACGCATTCGTGGCGCGGGCGAACAGATCCAGGCGCTCGGCATGCGTTTCAACGCCGGCCATGCGCTCAACTACTACAACGTCCAGCCCATCGCCCGCCTCCCCGGCCTGCGCGAACTGCACATCGGCCATTCCATCATCTCGCGCTCGGTGTTCTGCGGCCTGCGCGACGCGGTCTCCGAAATGAAGCGGCTGATGCGCGAGGCCGCCGGGGCGCGCGCATGA
- the acpS gene encoding holo-ACP synthase — protein MIFGIGTDLVSIARVEAALERSGPRFAERILAPSEREAFASATHPARLLAKRFAAKEAFGKAFGTGVVAPATLHSVAVSRDERGKPHYDYHGDLARIMDERQLRAHLSITDEQDYVVAFAVIESAA, from the coding sequence ATGATCTTCGGTATCGGCACCGATCTGGTCAGCATCGCGCGCGTGGAGGCGGCGCTCGAGCGCAGCGGGCCGCGTTTTGCCGAACGCATACTTGCGCCGTCGGAGCGCGAGGCGTTTGCCAGCGCCACCCATCCGGCCCGGTTGCTGGCCAAGCGCTTTGCCGCCAAGGAGGCCTTCGGCAAGGCCTTCGGGACCGGTGTCGTCGCGCCTGCCACCCTGCATTCGGTCGCGGTGAGCCGGGATGAACGCGGCAAACCGCACTACGACTATCACGGCGACCTGGCGCGCATCATGGATGAGCGTCAGCTGCGCGCCCATCTGAGCATCACCGATGAACAGGACTACGTGGTGGCCTTCGCCGTCATCGAGAGCGCGGCATGA
- the nagZ gene encoding beta-N-acetylhexosaminidase: MSTATRLPLGPVMLDVVGLELTDVERAQLRHPLVGGVILFARNYESPVQLAALTADIAAQRDPALLITVDHEGGRVQRFREGFCRLPTMRALGVHWERDPLGARQLARDTGWVLAAELAAVGVDMSYTPVLDLDYGVSRVIGDRAFHTDPEVVVELAGALMDGLADGGMACVGKHFPGHGYVEADSHVDAPRDPRPFDAIWSADMLPFRRLAKRLAGVMPAHVIYEAIDPRPAGFSRFWLQDVLRGRVGFDGLIFSDDLTMEAATEAGGIVARASAAHAAGCDMVLVCNRPDLNETLLAHWQVDIDPALSRRLEALRRRAAAMAARGERWQAAREAVAALTASSNA; encoded by the coding sequence ATGAGCACCGCAACCCGGCTGCCCCTCGGGCCCGTGATGCTGGATGTGGTCGGGCTCGAACTGACCGACGTGGAGCGTGCCCAGCTGCGTCATCCGCTGGTCGGGGGTGTCATCCTGTTCGCCCGCAACTACGAAAGCCCGGTACAGCTGGCGGCCCTGACGGCCGACATCGCCGCCCAGCGCGATCCGGCCCTGCTGATCACCGTCGACCATGAGGGTGGGCGGGTGCAGCGGTTCCGGGAGGGCTTTTGCCGTCTGCCCACCATGCGCGCACTTGGCGTGCACTGGGAACGCGATCCGCTCGGCGCACGCCAGCTGGCGCGCGACACCGGCTGGGTGCTTGCGGCCGAATTGGCCGCGGTCGGTGTGGACATGAGCTACACCCCGGTGCTGGACCTCGACTACGGTGTCAGTCGCGTCATCGGCGATCGCGCGTTTCACACCGACCCGGAGGTGGTCGTCGAGCTGGCCGGCGCGCTCATGGACGGGCTCGCCGACGGCGGCATGGCCTGCGTAGGCAAGCATTTTCCGGGGCACGGCTATGTGGAGGCGGACTCGCATGTGGACGCCCCGCGCGACCCGCGCCCCTTTGACGCCATCTGGTCTGCGGACATGCTGCCGTTCCGGCGGCTGGCCAAGCGATTGGCCGGAGTGATGCCGGCCCATGTCATCTATGAGGCGATCGACCCCCGGCCGGCCGGCTTCTCGCGCTTCTGGCTCCAGGACGTGTTGCGTGGCCGCGTCGGCTTCGACGGGCTCATCTTCAGCGACGATTTGACCATGGAGGCGGCGACCGAGGCCGGCGGCATCGTTGCCCGCGCCAGCGCCGCGCATGCGGCCGGCTGCGACATGGTGCTGGTGTGCAATCGCCCCGACCTGAACGAGACCCTGCTGGCACACTGGCAGGTCGACATCGATCCGGCACTGAGCCGACGGCTCGAAGCGCTGCGCCGGCGTGCCGCAGCGATGGCGGCCAGGGGCGAACGTTGGCAGGCGGCACGTGAGGCGGTGGCGGCGCTCACGGCATCGTCCAACGCCTGA
- the pgsA gene encoding CDP-diacylglycerol--glycerol-3-phosphate 3-phosphatidyltransferase: MASEKSLNIPNTLTWARIILIPVFVGVYYLPESLLSPAHQNLVATVIFIVAAVTDWFDGFLARRLGQTSAFGAFLDPVADKLMVAAALIMLVQLGRIDAIIAVIIIGREITISALREWMARVGASASVAVAFVGKLKTAAQMTAIPLILYNAPLRSVDSRPLGTVLIYVAAVLTLWSMGYYLRKAMPLLQEDQGR; the protein is encoded by the coding sequence ATGGCCTCTGAAAAGTCACTGAACATTCCCAATACACTGACCTGGGCGCGCATCATCCTCATTCCGGTCTTCGTGGGCGTCTACTATCTGCCAGAGAGTCTGTTGTCGCCTGCGCATCAGAATCTGGTGGCGACGGTCATCTTCATCGTCGCGGCGGTCACCGACTGGTTCGACGGTTTTCTGGCCCGGCGCCTGGGGCAGACCTCCGCCTTCGGCGCCTTTCTCGATCCGGTCGCCGACAAGCTCATGGTGGCGGCGGCGCTGATCATGCTGGTCCAGCTCGGACGCATCGATGCGATCATCGCCGTCATCATCATCGGCCGCGAGATCACCATTTCCGCGCTGCGTGAATGGATGGCCCGGGTGGGTGCCTCGGCCAGCGTCGCGGTCGCCTTCGTGGGCAAACTGAAGACCGCCGCGCAGATGACAGCCATCCCGCTCATCTTGTACAATGCGCCCCTTCGTTCGGTCGATTCCCGGCCGCTTGGAACCGTCCTGATTTACGTGGCGGCCGTGCTGACCCTGTGGTCCATGGGCTACTATTTGCGCAAGGCAATGCCCTTGCTTCAGGAGGATCAGGGTCGCTGA